GAGCGCGCCAGGGAGTGGAGTTCTTCCCGCCATTCCGGGTCATTCGTGTCAATCCGCACGTGTCGCTGTCGAGGCCATTCATCGGGCGTTTCGTGATGGTTCAGACTCCGCTCCAGGAGTTCGGGGCCGGCGTCCGAGGCGCCGCTCCCGCTGGATGCACGGCGTTCGAGACGTTCACGCACGACATCTTCAGGGCAGACAATCTCCACCAGGATGACCTCGACGCCTTCCTTGCGACCCCAGGTCTGGAGAGTCGAACGGGTCGCGCGTCGGGCGAAGCTGGCGTCGAGAATTGCCGTTCTTCCCGAATCTACGACTGGCTTCGCCCTCTCCAGAAGCCCTTCGTAGACCCGTTCCCGCGCCTCAGGTGTGTACAGGCCTTTGTTCCAGGCTGCCGAAGCTCGATCGCTTGCCTTCAACCCCGCTTCGTGTTTGCGCACGTGATCCGAGGCGATGGGAACGCCCGGCAGGCTCTCGGCCAGTTCCTCGGCCACGGCGCTCTTTCCAGTTCCGATCGTTCCGCACAGCGCCACGACGCTGCCCTTTGGACGCGACTCGAGCGCGCTCTTCGCGAGTGCAACGTGCGCGCTGACGCTCGCGTGCGCTCCTGCCCTTTGTTCAGCCGGAAGCCGGGGATCGGCTCCGGCCAGCGAAGCGACCTTGGCACGCACGGCGGCGCGGTAGCTGATGAAGTAATCGATGACGCCGTACAGACCGAAGTCGTCGCTCTGGGCTGCGTACTTGCGGGCAAAGCGATGCGCCAGCCCGGGCCTTCCACGATAGCGCAGATCCATCAGCAGAAAGGCGACGTCGGCCGCCGCATCGATTCTGCGCAGTTCGCTACTGAATTCCAGACAGTCGATGACGATCGGCCGGTCTTCCCGCTCGAACCACAGGTGTTGGAGATGCAGATCTCCGTGCCCATCGACGACACGCCCTTCGACGCGTCTTTGCTCCAGTCGCTCCCAGTGAACGGATTCGAAGCTACGCGTCAGCTGGCGACAGCTCTCGATTTCGTCGAGCAATTCCTCCGAGCTGTTTGCGGCGAGCGCGTCGAAGTTGTCGCTCACGGGTTCGACGATGTGCTTCTTCCACTCGCTCGCGCTGAAGGGGGCTGGCCGACCCAGGCCGTGCTCCGCGTGGAAACCGGCGAGGCGTTCGGCCACCAGATCGAGCATCTCGGCGCGAAACTCGCCCCCCTCGAGCAGAGACAGGGCATCCCGCCCCTGAGCCAGTCTTCGCATGACGACCACGTGTTCCAGATCGGCATCGAAGTCCGCAACGGCCGAAACTGCACCGAGCTCGAAGAGACCGGCCACTCGCTGGATCGGCGCAATCCCCAGATACACGTCGGGGGCGAGCCTGCGATTCAGGTCGACCTCGTTCCGACAGTCGGTGTTGCGAGCGTGTGTGCTTCCAAAGTCAACGAAACCGAAGCTCACCGCCTTGCGCAGCTTGTAGACTCGCTCGGGCGTCAAGAAAACATGCGAGAGGTGAGTCTGGACGTGCTCCACGCCCCGCTCGGCACTGCGATCGTGCGGGTATGCGCGCACCTGTGTCAGTGCTTCCACCAGTTCCGCTTCGTAGTCCTGCATTGCGGAACTCCTCCTCGAGAGTGGCGCTACTTCTCTGGCGGACCCGTTGTCAGCACCGGGCATTCGGCTTCGCGCACGACCCGCTCCGCGACGCTGCCGAGCAGGAAGCGCGACAATCCTCCGCGCCCGTGCGTGCCGATTGCGATCAGATCGGCGTTATTCGTCTTGGCGACATCGACGATCAAGCGCTCGGGAACGCCGGGTTCGAGGACGAAATCGGAAGTCAGTCCGGCGTCTTGAAGCTCGAGCACCATCGGTTCGAGGCGTTCCGCAACCGGTGCCAGCGAAGGCCTCGGCAGCGGGGTACCCTGTTCCTTGAACAGCGCTTCGACGTCGGGCGGAATGTAGTGCGCGTGCACCAGGATCAATCTTGCCGGACCCATCTTGGACGCAAACTGCCGGGCGAGTGCGAGTGCCCTGCTCGCGGGATCCGAGAAGTCCATGGCCACGACGATAGTCGCGAAGGTTTCTTCGGGACCGCAGTCGCGGCGGACCGTCAGGACGGGACAGTGGGCCGTGCGAACCGTTCGCTCGGCGACGCTACCCAGGAAGACGTGCTCCAAGCCTTTGGCGCCGCGACTTCCCATTACGATCAGGTCCACAGAGTGGCGCTTTGCTGCAGCGGAGATCGCGACCAGTGGGGATTCGTCGACGGCTTCCGCAGAGGATGTGATCCCGTGCTTGCTCAGTCCATCCTGCAGTTCTTCCAGTCCCTGCACACTCATCTCGTGCAGCTGATCCTGATAGGGCGCCGGAATCGGCGCCACCACTTCCAGCGGCAGTTGGTAGGCGTGGAGCAGGTGGACCTTTGCTTCCATCTTCCGAGCGATCGACGTGGCCATGGCCAGCGCCTTGTCGCTCGGTTTCGAAAAGTCCGTGGGTACCAGGATTGTCTTGATGTCGCTCAAAGACGACCTCCTTTCCCGTTCGTTTCCGGGGGAGTTCGAGCTTCCCCGGGCCATCGAACCAGAAGTGCCCCGTGCGAGGGAAAATCGCGTACAGCAGAATTATCGGAGGTGAACTGCACGCCTATTGAACTAGCAAGTGAGGTGCCAGTCCCGCGAGGCATTAGAGGCACAAGAACTCACAATCTGAGCCAATACGCCACGAATGGGGCGAAAAGCTACGATCTGGGCGAATTAGCGACCACTGCCACGAAGTCCGATTCTGTGAGGATGCCGACGAGCTTGCCGTCCTCCACGACGGGCAGGCAGCCTATCTTTCGTTCGAGCATCAGCTTGGCGGCCGCGCGTGCGTCGTGATCGGGCGACACGGTCTCGACACCCGTGCTCATGACCTCTTTGACCGGGAGGGTTTTGAGTACCTGTCGGAGTTGACGATCGCCAAAGCCCATGGCTTTGAAGAGCGCGCCTCCGAAAAGATCGCGCTGGCTGACCACACCGACGACACGCCCGGACTCGTCGATGACGGGCATGTGACGGATGCGCCCGAGGCGCATCACGTCATCGGCGAGACTCAGTTCGTCATTGCGGCCCAGGGTGGTGACCTCCGAGGACATCAGATCTCTGACTTTCACTCTCGTTCCTCCCCATCTTCTGGCCACACGAGCAGTACTGCGTCGAGTCCTGCCCGAACCACGTGGTCGACCACACGACCAGGCGAGTCACTTTGATTTCGCTCCACACCCATCACAGTAAGATGCGCGTCGATCTCGCTGGCAACGGCCTGGATCACGTCTTCCGGAATGCCAGAACGTACCACGGTCTCTACCGGAATCGTCGGGTCGATGGCGGCTGCCACGGCTCGCATACGCGGAGCGGCGTTTTCCGCGTGCAGCTCTACGTGCCTTCGGTCGGAGATGTAGCCACGCGGCGGCAGAGCGTGCAACAAAATGAGTTCGCCGCGCAGGTCGTGGGCGATCCCCACGGCTAGTTTGAGCGCCGGTGTCTCGAGGTCGGGCAGTTCCATGGCGACCAAGATGCGCTTGACCTCACCCGCGGCTGGGCTGCGGTTGACCAGCAATAGCGGACAGCCGGGTTCGCGCAACATGCGTTCGGAGACGCTGCCCAGGAGGAGCCGGCGAAACCCGCGCAGTCCAGTGGCGCCCAGCACCAGCAGATCGGCTCCGATCTGCTCCCGGAAAGCGACCATCTGAGCGACGGGGTCACCCGTGCGCACATGAGTCTTCAAATCGGGCCCCCCGAGTTCCCGAGCGCGTGCGCACAACTGTTCGACGCTGCGTGTGCGTGGCCCTCTGTAACTCGCCGCGTAGTCCAGGATGCGATCGAGGGGCTTGTAGCCGGTCAGCACGTGAACCGGGTCCTGAGCGACGTGCAAGAGGTGCAGGTCCGATCCCTCGCGATAGGCAAATGCGCGCGCCACGGCGTGCGCTGCATCAGCGCTAGCCGAAAAGTCGCTACCGAGCAGGATGCGCTTCGGGGGCCAGTCCACTCGCGTTGTCCCTTTCTTGAAAAGGATGCATGAAAGAGAACTGCAACCAGCGTGCCTTGCTGCAAACCCGCTTCGAGTGCTCTGGTGTACTGGCGTGTGGCGCGATGCCCCGGCTCACTTCTGCGTTCACCGAGGCTCCGGTCTCAGGCGTTCGGCGTCGAAGAACTCGGTGTCGAAGGATTCGGTGTCTCGTGCTCGCCCCTTCGGTACAGCGTGCGCCGGTTGATGCCGAGTGCACGCGCCGCGCGTACCTTGTTTCCGCCCGAGTGCTTGAGCACCCGCTCGATGTACAGGTCGCCGAGCTGGCGCAGTGTGAGACCCCGCTCGAGTGCTTCGTCCAGAAGCGCGACTTCGGAGTCGACGGGTTCGATTTCCTTTTCGGCCTCGGGGCTTGGGAAATCCTCGGCAACCAACTCCCGATCCGGCGAAAGTACGAGCGCGCGCTCGATCGCGTTCTCCAGTTCGCGCGCATTGCCTTCCCAGCGCATTCGCTTCAGGCGTTCCTGCGCGTCGGGTGAAAGGGTTCGTGTTTCGGATCCGGAATGCTTGCGCAGGAACGCATCTGCCAACACGGGAATGTCTTCGGGTCGTTCCCGCAGCGGTGGGATGTGGATCGGAATCACATTCAATCGGTAGAAGAGATCCTGGCGAAACTCACCCGCTTCGATCTTTGCTGCCAGATCCGAGTTCGTGGCGGTGATCAAGCGTACGTCGACCTTGATCGAGCGCGTGCCGCCGACGGGTCGAACCAGGCCGTCCTGCACCACGCGCAGGAGCTTGCCCTGCAGGCCGAAAGGCATGTCGCCGATCTCGTCCAGGAAGAGCGTGCCTCCATGGGCCTCTTCGAACAGGCCTTTCTTGGAGGTGTGCGCACCGGTGAAGGCTCCGCGCACATGACCGAAGAGTTCGCTCTCCAGTAGACCTTCCGGCATCGCGGTGCAATTGATGGGGACGAAGGGATGGCCCGTGCGTGCACCTGCGAAGTGGAGCGTGCGCGCGACCACATCCTTTCCGGTGCCGCTCTCGCCGGTGATCAACACGTTCGTGCGACTTCCCGAGACCTTGCGGATCAGTGCGAAGATCTCGCGCATCGAAGGACTGGCACCGATCAGATCGCCGAACTTCGTGCTGCGGTCGATCGCCCTGCGCAATCTGCGGTTTTCTTCCTCGAGTGCCCGGTGCTCGAAAGCGCGGTCGAGGCTGGCCACGATCGCATCGCGCTTGAACGGCTTGGTCACATAGTCGAAGGCGCCCGCGCGCATGGCGCTTACCGCCGAATCGATGCTCCCGAAAGCAGTCATCAGGATGACCGGAGTCTCCGGCCGCAACCGGCGGAGCTCGGAGGTGAGTTCGATGCCGTCCTTGCCAGGCATGCGGATGTCGGAGATCACCAGACCGTATTCCGTCTCGCGTGCGGTTTCGATGGCGGCGTCCGCCGAGCCCACCGCAGAGGCCAGGATCCCCTGTTCCTCTAGCAGAGATACGAGCATCTCTCGCATCGCAGCATCATCATCGACCACGAGAACTGAGCGCTGTGCCATAGGCCCTCCTCTATAGCAGGGACCGTGCCCGCCAGGGGCGCCGTTCTGCCCGTGGGGGCTCAGTCCGAGCTATGACATTATATCCCAATGGGCCATTATGGCGCATTTTGCTGGGAACGCAGTCGCAACCGGAACTCCGTACCCCGCCCCACCTCGCTCTGCACGCTCAATTCACCGCCGTGCTCTTCGGCGATCCCGCGGGCGACCATCAGGCCCAGGCCGCTGCCCGCTCCGGCGGCTTTGGAGGTGTAGAAGGGCTCGAAGACGCGCTCGAGTTCTGCGGGGCGGATTCCCCGCCCGGTGTCCGAAACCACGATTTCGACTTCCCGGGATCCGATGCGCTCCGCGCCCACCTGCAGCGTGCCGCCATCGGGCATCGCGTCGGCCGCGTTGAGGAACAGATTCAAGAAGAGCTGCTGCAACTTCTGGAAATCGGCTTCGATCGTGACCTCGTCCGGCAGACGGGTCTCTATCTGAATGCCCCGTTTTTGCAGTTTCTCGGCGACGAAAGAAAGGCAGTCCTGGATGGTCGAGCTGAGATCGATCTGTGTGAATTCAGTGGGTCGCGGACGCGCGATGTCGAGCAAGGTGTGGATGATCCGCGAGATGCGATCGATCTGTTCGCGAATCGTTTTCAGCCGCCAGTGGCCGCGATCGTCGCTGACTGAAGACTCCAGCATCTCCGCGTGTCCCTGGATCACGCCCATGGGCGTTCCGATCTCGTGCGCGAGTCCCGCGACCAGCGCACCGATGGAAGCCAGTCGTTCGGCCGCGCGTGCGCGTTCGGCCGTCTCGCGCAGTTCTCCACCCTGTTTGTCGTAGGAGCGTTCGAGTTCCCGGCTGGTTGCGGCCAGTTCGCGCGCCAGAAACTCCAACTGCTCCTCGCGGCGCGTGATGTAGGTTTCCATCGCGAGTTGAGAATCGAGCATCTGAAGCTTGTTCAGGGCGTTGAGGCTGAGGATCAGCTGATCGGGCTGGCCGCGGTATAGATCGGCGATCAGCGGAAGCAGAATTGACACGTACACACCGTAAGCGCCCAGATACCAGCGAGGCTCGAGGCCGACGCGCTCGTGGGCGGCACCGATCTTGCGCCGACTCTCGATGTACTGCTCATCGATACGGCCCGAGGCCAGGCTCAAGAGATACTCTCGCTGCGTAGTGAGCAGGCGGTCCCGAACTTCGGGATTCGACAGCAGGTTTCGAGTCGGCTCGAATCCGAGCAGATGTCGGTAGAAGGCCGAGACCAGCTCGTCGGCGTGTTCCTCTAACACGGGGCGCAGCTTCACCAGAGCGGACCGATCCTCGTCCGTCCACTGCAGGTAATCGAGACGCGTTTGCAGATCGTCTTCTACAGCCACTCGGTCAATTATTGACTCCGAGGAGGCTGCGTCAACCGCGGGTCGAATTCAGAGCGGTGAGGCCGCGGGGCTATTGCACGAAGCGAAGCAGGTCGAAGCTCGAAATGATCCCGAGAATTTCGCTTTCCTCGACGACCAGAACCCGGTGCAGATGCCCGTCGATCATGAGCTGGGCGATATCGCGCACGCTCGTATTGGGTTCTACCGAGATGATGTCACGGGTCATCACGTCCTCGACCGTCAGCGTCTGGAGCCAGGGCTCCTGTCCTTCGGAAACCTGCGAGATTGCGCTCACGATATCGCTCTTGGTCGCGATTCCAACCGCCCGCCCATCGGATCCGGTCACGGGCGCGCCGCTGATTTCTTCTCGTGTCAGCAACTCCTCGAAATCCTTGAGCCCAAGCTCAGGGCTGACGCAGATGATGCTCTTCTCCATGACATCGGCGGCCTTCATTTCCGATCTCCATTAGTTTGCGGGTTTACGGGAGAAGAAAGAGCAAGCTCCATGCCCGGTGGAACGTCGTTTGAGACTGTTCCTATATGCGCACCCGGGGCAGGATGTCGCTTTTTCGCTTCCCAATGGGAAGTCCTGGCGCAGTCGAAGCCACTGCTCGCCCGGCGAGCGGTCCTCAGCGGATTCCCGGCCGTCAACCGTTCGGAGTGTCAGCCGTTCCGATCGTCAACCGTCCAGAACGTCGGCGGCGACCCGCTCCTCGAGGTAGGGCGTGTCCCACCAGCTGAGCTGCAACTGCTTGGCGCGTCGGAAGAACAACTGACAGTCGTACTCGATGGTGAAAGCGACACCGCCCCAGATCTGCGCGCACGCCCGCGTCGTTTCTCGATAGGCTTCGCAGCAGAAGAGCTTGGCCATGGGAGCGAGCCGCGAGATCGAGCGACCCTGCGCGCGATTCCACGCCGCTTCGTGCACCAGCACGCGCCCTCCTTCGATGGCAGTCGAAGCGTCGGCCATGTAGTGGGCCAGCGCCTGAAAAGCGCCCAGCGGTTTGTCGAATTGCACGCGTTCCTTCGCGTAGGCCACCGTTTCGAGCAGCGTGCGGTCGGCTCCGCCGATCGCCTGGGCGGCCAGCAGGATGATGCCGTCGTGCATGATCTTGTCGAAGCTCGTCCAGCCCGAGCCCGCTGCGCCAATACGGGCGCTGGAGGGAACCCGGACCTCGTTGAAATCGACCCGGTACTGACAGTCCGAGCCCTGTGAAAGCTGGTGCGTCAGTTTCACGCCGTCCGAATTCGGGTCGACCAGGTACAGATCGACACCGGCGTCGCCACGCGCCAACACGATCATGCGATCGGCCGAACTCGCGAAGTGAACATGGCGCTTGACTCCTGAAAGTACGACGCCGTCGCCGTCGCTCTTCGCCTGCATCGCCACGCCGACCTGGCTATAGCCGCGATCCGGCTCCAGCCAGGCGAGTGTGAGGATGGCATCGCCGCTGGCGATCGTGCCCAGCCACTCTTCTCGTTGCGCGTCGCTACCGGCTTCGAGCAGGAGGCCGGCGCCGATGACGCAGCTCACGAAGTGGGGAGTGGAGGCGAGTGCACGCCCCAATTCTTCATAGACCAGCGCGGCTTCGAGCAGGGTCTGCCCACCGCCGCCGTAACTCTCGGGGATCAACAATCCGTTGAGCCCGAGTTCGCTCATCTGTTTCCAGAGCGCGTCGGGGTAGCCCTTGGGATCGTCTTCCATCTCGCGCACGACGTCGATCGAGGAGTGCTCGTTGAGCATTCCTCGAGTCATGTCGACAATCATCTGCTGCTCTTCGCTGAAGTCGATATCCATTGTGGGATCCCGCTAGAAGTTCTTCGGCAAGCCGAGGTGGCGCCGGGCGATGATGTTCTTCTGGATTTCCGAAGAACCGCCACCGACGGTTTCGTTCATGGTGGCGCGATAGGCGCCTTCGAAACGCCCGGCCAACGGTGCGTCATCCTGGCCTTCGCGCATCTGCCCGGCGGCTCCGGTGATGTCGAGTGCGTCCTTGCAGACGCGTTGTGAGAGCGTCGTGGTAAACAGCTTGTACTGCGAAGACTCCACCGACGGTGGCTTGCCGTTCACAGCCTTCGCCGCGCAGAGGAAGCGCGTGCTCAGACACCTCGCCAGTGCCGTGTCCGTTGCGATATGCGCGATCAATCGGCGCACGTTCGGATCTTCGCGCAGCGGTTTGTCGTCGCGCCGGGCGGTCTTGACCCAGTCGATCAGAACGCGCGATCGCTCGCTGATCGGAGACAGTGTGAACAAGGTGAAGCGCTCGAGGTCGAGGGCCTCGGCGATGTACTGGAAGCCGCGACCGCGCGTACCTACCAGATAGTCGTCGGGTACGAACACGTCCTTGAAAAAGACTTGATTGGTTGTGTCCTTGCCGATCGTCGGCAGGCTCTGCACCTCGAGCCCCTCGTGATCCATCGGAATCAGGAACAGGCTCAGTCCGTCGTGCTTGGCCTTGTCGGGATCGGTGCGCGCACCCACCCAGTACCAGTCCGCGAAATGCGCGGAGGTGGTCCACATCTTCTGGCCGTTCAGGTTCCAGCCGCCGTCGACCTTGTCGGCCTTCAGTTGCATGTTCGCCGCATCGGAACCGGCCTGTGGCTCGCTATAACCCACGGCGAACTCGACCTCGGCGGCCAGGATCTTCGGCAGGAATTCCTTCTTCAGTTTCTCACTGCCGTGTCGGATCAGCGTCTTGCCGATGATGCCCACGCCCTTGCCTATCTGGGGGGCGGCGTGTCGCGCCAGCGCTTCGTTCAAGATGAACTCGTACACGCCTTCGATGCCCTGTCCGCCGTATTCCTTTGGCCAGCTCATGCCCAGCCAGCCCTTCTTGGCGAGCTTCTTCATGAACGCACGGCGCTCCGGAGTGTCGGCGAGCTGAGTGAAATTCTCGCGCGTGGGGTCCATGACAACCGGATCGTGGTTGTCGACCAGCCATTGCTCGACCTCTTCGGCGAATTTCTGCTCTTCCGGGGAGAAATCGAAGTCCACGGGTGTCCTCCTGGATGGGAAGCCAATCATATACGATACGGACCGTATTGAAAACCGGGGTTGTGGTCCGAAGAATGTGCCCGATGCCCGTGAAGCCGGATCGAGGATTTCAGGCAACTCTGCGGGGCGCATTTCGGCCATCCCGCCGCTGCTCGGGGGCCTCGACGGAGCCAAGCACATTCTCCGGACCACAACTCTTAGTTTGGGGTGTAGACGTACTCGTCTTCGGGCGTGTCGTACTGGCCCAGGTGCTTGTCCACGTTCACCGGCACCTCCGCACGCGAGGGCCAGCCCGGAGCGCTCTGCTCTGCATTGTGGACGGCGAGTGCCGCTCGCAGGTCTGCCACGCGCTGCGGCTCGCGATCGGCCAGGTTGTTCTGCTCGGTCGGGTCTTCCAGTGTGTTGAACAACCAGGTCTTGCCGGGGCGTTCGTTTACCTGGAGCTTCCAGCCATCGACCAGGGCGATCTGGGAGTGGCCGGCGCGCCAGAACAGGCGCTCGTGGGGCGAGCCGCGGCGCTCGCCGGCGGCGTAGGGCACCAGGTCCACGCCGTCGATCTTGCGATCCTTCGGCAATGGCACGCCCGCGGCCGCGGCCGCGGTGGCGTAGATGTCGAAACCGTGTACCGGCGCGTCGACGCTCTTTCCCGCGGGAAGGCGACCGGGCCACTTGATGAAGTAGGGCACGTGGATGCCGCCTTCGAAGAAGGTGATCTTCCAGCCGCGGTAGGGCTTGTTGACCTCCGGAAGTCCGATGTAATGCGCGCCTCCGTTATCGGAGGTGAAGAACACAAGCGTGTCGTCTTCCAGGCCGTTCGCCTTCAGGGCATCGAGTACGCGGCCCACGCCGCGATCCAATGCGCGGATCATCGCGGCGTAGACGCGCAGTCGGTGATCTTCGATGTGTGAGAGCGCATCGTAGTCGGCGCGCGTCGCCTGAAGCGGTGAGTGCGGAGCCCAGTGCGCCAGGTACAGAAAGAAGGGACGGTCCTTGTTCGCCTCGATCGCCTTGACGGCCTCGTCGGTGTAGTAGTCCGTCAGGTAGCCGCCGGGTTTGAATGCGGGTCCTTCATTGAACGTTGCGGCGTGTTGCATGGCAGCCCATAGAAACTTGTCGATCCCATCGAAGTCCTGCTTGGAGTTGACGACGTTTGCGTCGTCTTCGGGCAGGTACAATCCGCTCGCCATCAGCAAGCTCTCGTCGAAGCCCTGGTCGGTGGCCGCCATGCCGTGCTCGCGTCCTACGTGCCACTTGCCGATGTGCAAGGTCTGGTAGTCGGCCTGCTTCAGTAGTTCGGCCAGCGTGATCTCCGAGGCCGGCATTCCCATTTCCTCAAAACCGAGTTCGGTGCCCGAGTTTTCGGGTATGTATGGTTTGCGCAGGCGACCCGGTTGGTTGCCCGAGACTATTCCGACGACGCGAATCATTCCGGGAGGAGTAGGTGTGAACTCGAAGCCAAAACGGGTTCCGTAGCGTCCGGAAAGAATGGCCGCCCGGGACGGCGCGCAGGTGCTGTGGGCGGAATAGCCGCGTGTGAAGCTCACGCCATCGCGCGCGATCGAGTCGATGTTAGGAGTTGGAACCGTTCCCTCCGCAACGCCGCCTCCGGCGAAGCTGAGATCGTTGAAGCCCAGATCGTCTGCCAGAATCACCACGATGTTAGGCGGACGCTCGCCCGATGCGCGCCCCGCGGGATCCGGCCCACTCTGCCAGGTGACCTCTTGATGCGGTCCGACCGAGGTGCGCAGCTTGACCAGGAATCCGATACCCGAGAGCGCGATCGGCTCCCGGAAGAGCCAGCCCAGGGCCGCCAGTAACAGCAGCGCGAGCGCCGCTCGCTTCGCAATCCGTCCCATTTTTCACCGACCTCCGAGCCCCACTCGGCTCCGTGATATGACACGATGATTGTCAGAATGTCATAGGCTGGGATGCGGGCACAAGTGCAGGCAGCCGCTCGAACTGTCCTGATAAACTGACAGAATCCAAGTCGGAGGATATGACCATGAGCGCTCCCGCCATCGCGACCGGACCCCATACAGAGATCGATTCGATTCCCCAGTGCGTGGCCCGTCTGCGTCGGGCTTTTGACTCCGGTCGGACGCGCCCACTGGCCTGGCGAGAGGCTCAGCTCAAAGCGCTGATCGCGCTGTGCAAGGAGCACAAGCAGGAATTCCTGGAGGCGTTGCGCGCCGATTTCGGCAAACCGCCATTCGAGGCCCTGCTGGCCGACGTATCCCAAGGTGCGATCGAGGCGCGCTCCGCACTCAAGAACCTGAAAAAGTGGACCCGGCCCCAGCGCGTGGGAACGCTGCCCTTGATAGGCAAGGCTCGAATCCTGCGCGATCCCCTGGGCGTGGTATTGATCATCTCGCCCTGGAATTACCCGGTCGGTCTGCTGTTCGCGCCGCTGGTCGGGGCGATCGCCGCGGGCAACGCAGTCGTGCTCAAGCCCTCGGAGGTCACTCCGAATGTTTCGGCGCTGCTCGCGAAGCTCGTTCCCCGGTATTTCGACGAGGAGGCGATCACGCTGGTGGAAGGCGGCGTCGCAGAGACGACTGCGGTGCTCGAGCAGCGCTTCGACCACATTCTGTACACGGGCAACGGTCGGGTCGCGCGGGTGATCCTGGAGGCCGCCGCCAAGAACCTGACTCCCGTCACGCTGGAACTCGGCGGCAAGAGTCCCTGCATCGTGGCCGAGGACGCCAACATCGAGATCGCGGCCACCCGGATCGCCTGGGGCAAGTTCATCAACTCCGGTCAGACC
This is a stretch of genomic DNA from bacterium. It encodes these proteins:
- a CDS encoding sulfatase-like hydrolase/transferase yields the protein MGRIAKRAALALLLLAALGWLFREPIALSGIGFLVKLRTSVGPHQEVTWQSGPDPAGRASGERPPNIVVILADDLGFNDLSFAGGGVAEGTVPTPNIDSIARDGVSFTRGYSAHSTCAPSRAAILSGRYGTRFGFEFTPTPPGMIRVVGIVSGNQPGRLRKPYIPENSGTELGFEEMGMPASEITLAELLKQADYQTLHIGKWHVGREHGMAATDQGFDESLLMASGLYLPEDDANVVNSKQDFDGIDKFLWAAMQHAATFNEGPAFKPGGYLTDYYTDEAVKAIEANKDRPFFLYLAHWAPHSPLQATRADYDALSHIEDHRLRVYAAMIRALDRGVGRVLDALKANGLEDDTLVFFTSDNGGAHYIGLPEVNKPYRGWKITFFEGGIHVPYFIKWPGRLPAGKSVDAPVHGFDIYATAAAAAGVPLPKDRKIDGVDLVPYAAGERRGSPHERLFWRAGHSQIALVDGWKLQVNERPGKTWLFNTLEDPTEQNNLADREPQRVADLRAALAVHNAEQSAPGWPSRAEVPVNVDKHLGQYDTPEDEYVYTPN
- a CDS encoding aldehyde dehydrogenase family protein, which encodes MSAPAIATGPHTEIDSIPQCVARLRRAFDSGRTRPLAWREAQLKALIALCKEHKQEFLEALRADFGKPPFEALLADVSQGAIEARSALKNLKKWTRPQRVGTLPLIGKARILRDPLGVVLIISPWNYPVGLLFAPLVGAIAAGNAVVLKPSEVTPNVSALLAKLVPRYFDEEAITLVEGGVAETTAVLEQRFDHILYTGNGRVARVILEAAAKNLTPVTLELGGKSPCIVAEDANIEIAATRIAWGKFINSGQTCIAPDYVLVHENREQELVDALGAAIERFYGSSPQDSPDYARIVNHRHHERVATLIKDGTPAFGGETDAEDKFIAPTVLRGVSSDSRIMREEIFGPVLPVLTVKSVDEAIDFVNEREKPLALYVFSESSAVEDKVLAETSSGGATVNGTIVHLMDPRLPFGGVGSSGTGAYHGKWSFETFSHRKSVMSRGTRFDLSVMYPPYKGFFRRLLQRSM